The following are encoded together in the Vigna unguiculata cultivar IT97K-499-35 chromosome 2, ASM411807v1, whole genome shotgun sequence genome:
- the LOC114171542 gene encoding probable transmembrane ascorbate ferrireductase 4 gives MGTVYSPSLLPLLFLARVAGLAVAVLVLIWALAFKSSFLTPSLDQQDLLYAVLHPLLMVIGFILLSGEAILVHRWLPGSRGFKKLVHLWLQGVALACGIFGIWTRFQGKDGIVANFYTLHSWMGLVCVSLFAAQWVIGFLNFWHRGEGRRVRIRVLPWHVFLGLYTYALAIATAETGLLEKVTFLQTMRNVSKHSTESMMVNGLGLVLALLSAFVILAAVSPKYQTIQTKHLYSDTTSFSS, from the exons ATGGGCACTGTGTATTCTCCCTCACTCCTCCCTCTCCTCTTCTTGGCTAGAGTTGCAGGTCTTGCAGTGGCAGTGCTTGTTCTCATCTGGGCCCTTGCCTTCAAATCTAGCTTCCTCACTCCCTCACTCGACCAACAAGACCTTCTCTATGca GTTCTTCACCCTCTCCTCATGGTCATTGGCTTCATTCTGCTAAGTGGAGAAG CAATTTTGGTTCACAGGTGGTTACCTGGATCAAGGGGGTTCAAGAAATTGGTGCATTTGTGGCTTCAAGGGGTGGCTTTGGCTTGTGGGATCTTTGGCATTTGGACAAGGTTTCAGGGAAAAGATGGGATTGTTGCAAATTTCTATACCCTACATTCATGGATGGGTTTGGTTTGTGTTTCCCTCTTTGCGGCCCAG TGGGTGATTGGGTTCTTGAACTTTTGGCACCGAGGAGAAGGGCGCAGGGTAAGGATAAGAGTGTTACCATGGCATGTGTTCCTTGGCCTATACACCTATGCATTGGCAATAGCAACAGCAGAAACTGGTTTGTTAGAGAAGGTAACATTCTTACAAACGATGAGAAATGTGTCCAAGCACAGCACTGAGTCCATGATGGTTAATGGTTTAGGTTTGGTTCTTGCCCTCCTCAGTGCCTTTGTTATTTTGGCGGCTGTTTCACCTAAGTATCAAACCATTCAGACCAAACATTTGTACTCGGATACCACTAGTTTCTCATCTTAA